GACACAATTAGAGAAGAGCAGACAGCCACAAGGATAGACTACAATTAGAGCTCACTGTATGTATAGCAAAAATAGGATCAGGACTAAACTGATGTTAATGATATTGAGATAAGTGTGTGCTAATTGAGGTTTCTTTGGCAGTGTTTGTGGACATCACCCACATCTATGCAAGCTGTTTTAATTGGTATCCTGTATatgaaaacagcaaataagGGAGATGcgtctcttatattttattttatatgatgTTTTGCAGCCTGTGTTAATTCTCTTCTACCATGGAAACACGCTACAGTCAAAAGGAGGTTCGTGCACTGATGCGGTTTAAATGTTGTCATCATTTGTTAAAAGTCTGTTCGTGGGAAGTTTCATCCTTGCTTTCTCTTTTTAGAGTTAGCTCTTTTCTGTGCTCTGTGCACAAATACgttttgaaaagaaaaggctCCAtcgtgtctgtgtaggttctcagtcatccaggtcatgttaaggagcttggaaagaatgGACAACTCCCACTAGGGATTAAATACTTGGGACTCGCCACCATTTGGTTTTAgcactgaagaagcttcttcaggaaacttaaagaagtccagctgATTTATTTCCAAACTCCTCACACTAAAGGCTTCATCTTTTTTCTGAACAGACAAATGTGGGTGACTTTCAGTAGCGATTTGGAGTATATCCAAATATTGTTTGCTTCAAGATGAGCAATGAAGCTGGAAAATATTGGATGCACTTACAAAACTGTGCAAGCAGAAACCTGACAGAGGAGTCAAGATAGATTTCTAATCAGGCCATCAGTAGGACTCACCAATCAAAGAATTATGGTTTGTAATtaagaaatgtgtttatttgtattcGTGCAACCTCACAATGACACCACACCTATAGTTAAAAAACACTGCTGTATGTGTCCCCACATTcaaattattcttttttattttagttttttttttcttccactaaACAACTGAATGAGGCGCTCCTACAGAGATCACTGTGAACCAGGCTATTCATTTCTTCAGTTCTGTATACTGAAACAATACAATAATTTGCAGGTATTGATCTCACCTAGCTTTACAAGACAGTGAGCAATCATTTTGCCTTTGAAACCTTTGGCTTTCAGGAGCACTCTGTTATTGTCAAAGTTCAAGCTGGCAGGAAGCTTCCAACATGCCGTTAACTTCCAACTAAAAGACTGCTGGATTGCTTGGTAGTAACACTTTTTCTGAGAATGAGTCTGAAAAAATTTGACCCCATCCATTCGCACCATCACATTATTGCATCAGGTTGGAGGTATTTTCCAACCTAGCACAGATTTAGGGGAAACAAATCCCTGTACTAGTAGTCAAAGTGGAAAGCATTGTGATGAGATAAATCAGCTTGACAATATGTTTCCTTCACTAATGGTTTTCCTCTATCTCTTTCTCATTCTCAATGAGTTACATTGACACTCTGTCTCTGAACTCTTCGGTCCTTCATTTGCATCGAAGAATACCTAAAAGGTGGATCTCAAtgtgaaggaagacgggtttcGCAGCGGCATCTGATCTTTTATTCATAACGCATCGCCGTCATTGTGCGTCTGTCTTTCCACTCTCATTCATCAGCACATTAtgatattgttttgtttgtgttgcccCTGCTGCGAGAAGGGCATAAAAcaattctctttttaaatcccTAATCAGGTCAGCCTCTGGTAATGACcctaaattgtgtgtgtgtgtgtgtttatgtatgtgcatgtatgaGAGAGATATTGGGGGGATATTTAATCATATCAGTGCTTACTCACTCCTTTTGTCTCCCCTTTACTCTTTAAGTAGGAGGGTTCAGGTTTTACTGCATTATGAAGAAAATACATGAACTGCGGTATCTTTTGTTGTAAAACCTTAACAATGGAGCTGGGCTCACAGCTAACCAGCTCAATTTAACATTTATAGAGAAAGTGCAGTGCGATTAATACTCCACTCAGCCTTTACACTCACCGTTTAGGATTCTTTCAGCGTCGCCACTTATGCTGCTCCGTTATGATGTATGGGTCACTGACAGAAGAGATGCTTTACTTCATTCCACTGCTGCATAAGAAGCCACGCAGACTTACTTGAGAACGGAACCGCACCAAAGAAATACCACATAAGTGTTTACCAATGGATCCCAGCTCACAGGAACTTTAGTTGTAATGCCAGCAGTATAGGCAAACAGATCGAACACGACACATTATCCCAGGCTGGCAGAAAGCTGTCAAATACATGACTGCAAGAAAATTCGCACTGCAAGGTCTGTGCACTTTAACAGTGCCCATGTCAGACGGACGACCCTGTAAAAAAGAGATGAGACTCTGAGTCGTGTTTATCAGAGTTCACTTGAAAACTTGTAAGGACTGCTGTAAACCAGACACAAGCATCTTAAGTGTCTTGTAAAAATGATAATTTAAGACATTACATTACGATCTAACTGGGGTTGGAAGGAAGACCCCCTCCATCCCAGCAGCAAAACAAAGCTCTGCACAGTGTGGCTCCTGCACTTGCCTCCTAAATGTTGAGAATATCTGCAATTCTTTATGATTGTAAGCAGAAAAAGaatcttttatttaattttttaatttataaaagTCGATAAAATGCCACTCATACATAGACAGGAGTGtttcatttttgcttcataACTGGGTCTTTTttaggcaagaaaaaaaaactatattaaTATGAATTATGAACTCATACAATGACTCACTCTTTTGCAAAGGTAATTATCCCGCCAGACGCAAATGCTCTTCTCCTCTGATGCAGTGTGCATGCAGTCAGGTTGATAAGCATGGAGGAGCCTGAAGAGAAAAGGAGGTTGTTATATTAGGACATTATATGGATATTATTACTTGAGGAAAGTAAGAATTACAGAATGCTTACTGCTGACTTATGTGATATTCCATTACATTGTGAATTGCCACCTTCTGCCTGTATTTTGTGTGTTCACTTAATTGACACATTTCCATAATATATTGATGTGCACATATTGCATAAATTTCTGCGTATCAATATGTGATAGAAAAGTCTTACTGAGATTACCTCCATATATTTTATGCACAAATCGCATAAAGATTTGATGCACAAATTGTATAAAATTTTCATGCACCAATTTTAGGCACAAATTGGTGCATAAAAATGAGCCATAATGCAGTAACTGAAGGATATGATGCTTGAAATATCCACGAGGAGCCCCTCTAGATGCCAGTTTTATGCATCCATGCCAATGTTCCATTAAAACCTACACAAATGCATACTGCTGACAGGACATAAAAAGTTCCTGAACTTAGTGGATAAGGGAGCATGGCAATCATACAGAGATCATACATATATCTCTGGACAAAAGTGTTGAGCCATGCCTCTTAATTTTAATAACCACAGGAACTCAGCCACCAAGTGGACGACCAAAATTAAAATTACAGAGCACGGTCGCCAAGCACTGAGGTGCATAGCAatcccccccccaacacacacacactcaaaaaacAGATTCAGGTCCTCCTTTCAAAGAACACATACAAATTTTGTTAGTTGttcataaatgtaattaaaaaataccaaattaatttgattttctttgtgtaaacCTAAAATTATTCTAAACCAGCAGAGGCTGAttctgaacacaaaatgaatgAGTTTGTTGGGGCACTGGGGGTAGGAGGAGTACATTTTTGCAATTAAGTATTTGTAAACTCAAAGAAATAAATTCAAGCCCCTCTTTAagcttaaacattttttttaatctcattcaacgCAAATGTAGCACTCCAGCGTTACTGCAATTATTATTCGTGTGGTGAACCTAAATTATTTTCTCTCAAAGCAGTCTTTGTTACAAGAACACAAAGTTATTGAGTTACACAACGGTCCGCCTTCTTTGAAAATTTTGCGCTCTTTCAGGATCACCTAAATGAATGCAGCTGCTCTTGGCCTTTCTGTACTTTTTGGATAAAACTACACCTTCAGGTAaggtaaaatattattttttcatatatccAATTGTGTATTTCTTTATCAGCTAAATCTATGGCAATGCTATTTATCATAGAAGCTTGTAACAGTTGTTTTTTGAACTTTTGGTGGTGCTACCATTCTCTTCTCTGCTTGAATActattttttttgacaatatagcCAGGTCTTTTCAAAAGTGCCTTGTTTTAGAGGAGAAATTGTGTAGCTGCCAACTTTTAAGTCTGAACGTGTGCTAGCTTATTAGCAGCTAGCCATTGTGCTCAATGAAAGATGATGTCCTATAGCTAACTTCTttcttactgttttctttttataatctaAAAATTATGtattctgtgtttattattattatatgccaTTTTCTAGTAGAAAGTATCGTTTTGAGGTGTCTTTAAAAGCACTACATAGTTTACTGAGGGTGCTACCAAAAGCGAACCATGTGGCCGGAAGAGTAACTGCAGGCAGCACAATGCGCACTCCCATGACGTTCAAACCTATTTCTTATTATAAAAGATttcggctacgtccacacttacacaggtatttttgaaaacggagattttccgttttcgttttaaaaaataatcccgtccacaggTAAacgcaaaaatgaaggaaaacgctgctaggaacatgccaaagcaacaggtggcgatatattcctaaactCAGCTAAAAACAGTTTAGGTCTTGACAAACTTCACTGATGGTTCAAATGTTTAGCAACTTTCAGTGTGTTGATTCAGCAGTCTGTATTTAAACTTCTAGTTTActatatttatgtatgttttatttccagGTGAATGCAGACTTCCTGCAGATCACTACAAAACCCCTGCAGGCAAAGTTCTTGGCTCAGCTGGACAACTTAACAGACAAGCTGATGCAAATTTTTGAGGGGAGCAAAGGAGCAAAGGGCCAAAAGATCAAGGATATCATGGCGATCAGTAGTTTGGTCAGTACTAATGATAAACCCATCAATTAAATGCAATCAATCAATTCCatttttttcaccctttttttcCCACCCTTGCATTAGTATGATGACATCGACATAAAGAGGGAGCATACTCTTAAAAGCCTGGTGATCTACTTTAATGAAGATCCAGACCTACTGTTCAAGGAGTATCTGGTACGCTTATCACACTTTCTTTTCTAGATTCAATTTGAGTTAGGTTCATCGCACGCAAAATGCTCATATATTCAAATAAGACAATATAATTGTGAAATATGTATTATTCTTAATAGTCATTGTTGAAACTTGTACTGGAGAGCACCTTTTAAGGGGACAGATTCAGTAAAAATTCAATTGTTCATTTTTTTGGGGCTGCCATGTAGGTATCTACTGCCTCTATAAACACGGTAAATGTAAAGTaaacattcatccattttctgtcagtgtttaaatTCAGTTTGTTTATATAGCGgtatatcacaacaacagtcatctcaaggcacttcataAAGTAAACACTCCAATGAAGTTCAGTTAATTATGCCAATTAGTAAAAAGTCTTCTATATAAGGAACCCAGCAGATTGCATCGAGACACTGACTAGTGTCACTGGCGTTACAGCGATCCTCTGGTTTCCGGAATAATGTGCCTAAAACAAGCTGTTTCAAAAGGTCCCCAATTGTCATGAAATAAGGGAAATTGACCcagcccccccccacacacacacacctacacctaTAGACACTTGAGGAGCTGCTCCTCTATTTCAAGCCCCTCCCAAAGGGAGGTACATAATACCTTAGCCCAAACTATTGATAGAGAACAGATTGATGGGTTTTATTCATGTTTGGAGTGTTTATAGAGGCAGTAGAGACCCATGTTTCAGCACAAAAGGATACAAAGCTGAGTTTTGCATAATATTTCCCCTTCCAAGTGACAGAGCCCTTAAACCTGAAACATCCTGTTTTTCAGACCTCCTCCACTGAGGATGAACAGTTGAGGTCCACTGCAGCAACTGTCATGGGTATTTACACCATCAGAAGAGAAGGCATTCAGGAGCCAGAGGATGTTGCAGTTGTCATTGAAGGTACTACAGTTATGAACAACCTCGGTAGTGTCATCATGTCATTCATCGTCCTCTTTGGACTGATTTATGCACTTGATCTGAGCTATCCAAATGACCTCAAGTACACTTTCGAGTTATGTCAGAAGAATTTAATGAATCTGGATGGACAAAGGCTCAGTACAAATGCAACAAATGAAATTGAAGATGTTTGCTTAGGCAAACAAGACCCCAGCACAAAATTTGATTTTGGCCTTTTTATCTCTTTTGTTCAAACTgtgaccttttttttcccctttttttgaaaaatagaaGTTGTCTATTTTTGTCTGCTGTTCTGTTGTGAGTGATGTAACCTTTAATCTATACTACTATAGATGGATAAAAGGACTGTGAGAATTTAGCTCAAAAAAAATTCAATGGTTGTAACCAGCATCTtccttttacagtttttgcccgttgcttgaacacaTTTGGCAAAACGTCGCTCATTGtgccaaaactctaaacacaagtaaacacgacacaacactgggaaatataccatACACATCTGTGCCAAAATGAAACTCCACtcccaaaacctaaactctgctgtcaaaacctaacattcctctgtcaaaatgtaactctgttgacaaaatgacacatacttgcatcatatgcaaacacttacagatcagggggaacacactagtcttctttacataaaacactgcagtccttgatttccattgtgtattcagaaggcacatttacaggagacacatttccaaacaaccaaaaacgcaAATAGACCTACTCAATAGTGTACATCGCAGTACCATGAattcagataaagcaaaaaaaaaaaaaaccacaacacaataatactgcaatagaaaaaacactatactgtaaacacaaaaaaccatgacaattgtgcataagtgggctcatggatcccgccgtctgttggggtctggccacaggacctcatcaacatcgcAAGCAGTGTCCTCTCCCGCTGGGCACCGGGGAAAATATCCTCTTGCATGTCGAAACCATCCATGGATTGCTGTCACCTGAATGTCGCCGCAGGCCTGTTCCATTGCCTGCAGAAGAGGCATGCGGGCATGTGGTTGGCGGTCATATACACGTCATCTCCAAGCCTAAAAAAATCCTCAATAGGGTTTAAAAATGGTGAGTAAGGGGGCAAGTATACCACTTCAAATTGATTGTGGTTGGAGAACCAGGCCTGGACCAGAGCAGCCCGATGGAAACTGACATGATCCCATATCACCACAAACCTGGGCTGATCTGGTCTGTTCTGTACAACTATATCATGGAGAGCATCTAGAAATATGAGTATGTGTTGGCTATTGTATGGACCTAGTATTGCATGATGGTGCAGAAGCCCTCGAAGGCATATGGCGGCACATAATGTGATGTTTCCCCCGCGCTGCCCTGGGACGTGCACAATTGCCCTTTGGCCAATTACATTACGACCCCGTCGTCTTGTTTTGCTCAGGTCGAATCCAGCttcatcaatgaaaatgtattcatgaggctgtgcagctccatccatggccgagattctctgaaaaaaaggggaacatgtcactgtactacagtgctacacatacggcaccctcaccccatcacacaggtacctgtgtagctctcagaatagatccatgtggtactgatatGGTACATATTCAGCTGCTACTGGACTTCACCAATACTCTATTGTAAATGTAAGGGACAGTTACACGTACCCGTACATATTCAGCTCGAAGTCCTTtgaccctgtcactgttcctctcgaatgggactctgtagagctgcttcatggtgatgctgagtttacccaagatgcgtctgatggtggtgatgctcacATGGTTTATGTTGCTGAACACTCGCCTGTCTGCAAGTATTTTCCGTCGTAGCTGGTGGACACGGATGGCATTGTCTGCCCTCACTAGGTCCACAACGGCAAGTTCCTGCTGTTGTGTGAACAGGCGTTGCCGTCCTCCCCCAGAAGGTCTTCGGGTCATTCTGGAGGAATACAACCACATATTGTCAtcggtttgcttatttttcttacagtactttactgtatgtactgtgtcatccactgtacaacactgtacttCAATATAAGGAATCAGccactttggctgcaaaaggagCATTAGCACCCCGTACACTTGATATGGTAATGTGATATACTGTAGAACAGTGCTATGAAACCATCTGAGTAGAGCAGAAGGTATGGAGGTGAAGACATACCTGTTTTCTAGTCGGAATGTTCGTAttacagatgccactgtgaagcggcttagatgtgggtggactctctgcccagcttccctcatagtcaggccatggttgatgacatggtccaccaaagttgctcttatttcatcagaaatatgggtcCGTTCATGGCCTCTTcggccttctcctcctcttcctcctcctcctctacctcttcctcttcctcttgctctccctccatccatgcttgcaaagttcttgaaatggctacgctgagggctttttgtagttggctaattggtgttcGGTTTTGCAAGTACGTGccttcaggtgtgtatttgagtggttgcaattatccgatgtgttttgtattttggatacatgtgttttccgaATGGCACCCTGAGATTTCATTTTGTGAGcgaagtgtcttatgtatgaaatagagtgtagcatgcaggaccatgtgtgttgcataaaggggtaggtgtgttgcataaaggagtaggagtgttgcataattggtactggggtgcaaagcagcgcttttgtttaaggtatgggtacatgtgtttgaggtatggtaacaaa
This Astatotilapia calliptera chromosome 7, fAstCal1.2, whole genome shotgun sequence DNA region includes the following protein-coding sequences:
- the LOC113027326 gene encoding uncharacterized protein LOC113027326, whose amino-acid sequence is MTRRPSGGGRQRLFTQQQELAVVDLVRADNAIRVHQLRRKILADRRVFSNINHVSITTIRRILGKLSITMKQLYRVPFERNSDRVKGLRAEYVRRISAMDGAAQPHEYIFIDEAGFDLSKTRRRGRNVIGQRAIVHVPGQRGGNITLCAAICLRGLLHHHAILGPYNSQHILIFLDALHDIVVQNRPDQPRFVVIWDHVSFHRAALVQAWFSNHNQFEVVYLPPYSPFLNPIEDFFRLGDDVYMTANHMPACLFCRQWNRPAATFR